A genomic stretch from Corynebacterium faecale includes:
- a CDS encoding ABC transporter ATP-binding protein: MITFDAVSKHYPDGTIAVDEVSFTVEDNSTVVLVGSSGSGKSTLLSLVNRMIDPTAGRVLIDGDDVAHTDPVQLRRSIGYVLQSGGLLPHRTVVDNVATVPLLKGESRSSARRKALEFIEVVGLDPAVARRYPAQLSGGQQQRVGVARALAGEPDILLMDEPFGAVDPIVRLDLQNEVTRLQRELGKTILFVTHDIDEAFSLADKVVVLRPGGVIAQEATPSELITAPVDDFVRNFIGLGSGTRSLRVVQEGSEQLIVDAHGKILGALDQ; the protein is encoded by the coding sequence ATGATCACCTTTGATGCGGTATCCAAGCATTACCCCGATGGCACCATCGCAGTGGATGAGGTGTCTTTCACCGTGGAGGACAATTCCACGGTGGTATTGGTCGGGTCCAGTGGTTCCGGTAAATCCACCCTGCTGAGTCTGGTGAACCGGATGATTGATCCTACTGCCGGCCGGGTGCTCATCGATGGCGACGATGTCGCCCACACCGATCCGGTGCAGCTGCGTCGATCCATTGGATATGTCCTGCAGTCCGGGGGTTTGCTCCCCCACCGCACGGTGGTGGACAACGTGGCCACCGTGCCATTGCTGAAGGGGGAATCCCGGAGTTCAGCCCGGCGAAAAGCCCTGGAATTCATCGAGGTGGTGGGCCTGGATCCAGCGGTAGCCAGACGATATCCAGCGCAGCTCTCAGGCGGCCAGCAGCAGCGTGTCGGAGTGGCCCGGGCACTGGCGGGTGAGCCGGACATCCTGCTCATGGATGAACCCTTCGGGGCCGTCGACCCGATCGTGCGCCTTGACCTACAAAATGAGGTCACGCGCCTGCAGCGGGAACTGGGCAAGACCATTCTCTTTGTCACCCATGACATCGATGAGGCGTTCAGCCTTGCCGACAAGGTGGTGGTGCTGCGCCCCGGTGGCGTCATCGCCCAGGAGGCCACCCCGAGTGAATTGATCACCGCCCCCGTGGATGATTTCGTACGTAATTTCATCGGCCTGGGCTCCGGCACACGGAGTCTCCGGGTGGTTCAGGAGGGCTCTGAACAGCTGATTGTGGATGCCCACGGAAAGATTCTGGGGGCTCTGGATCAGTGA
- a CDS encoding GtrA family protein, whose protein sequence is MSLGTQAFRFIITGGISAVVDLGLLALFQLVFGFPVPAARTISFIAGTTTAYMINRRWTFQAEKSTKRFVAVVVLYALTFLINVGLQTLCDVLFRGWGWPEALAMVAAFVIAQGTGTTINFIVQRTMIFK, encoded by the coding sequence ATGAGCCTGGGCACCCAGGCCTTCCGGTTCATCATCACCGGCGGCATCTCGGCGGTTGTCGACCTCGGTCTCCTCGCCCTCTTCCAACTGGTCTTCGGCTTCCCAGTCCCCGCCGCCCGCACCATCTCCTTCATCGCGGGCACCACCACCGCCTACATGATCAACCGGCGCTGGACCTTCCAGGCAGAGAAATCCACCAAACGCTTCGTGGCCGTGGTGGTGCTCTACGCCTTGACCTTCCTGATCAATGTGGGCCTGCAGACGTTGTGCGACGTGCTTTTCCGTGGTTGGGGCTGGCCGGAAGCACTGGCCATGGTTGCCGCCTTCGTAATCGCACAGGGCACCGGCACCACCATCAACTTCATTGTCCAACGCACGATGATCTTCAAGTAA
- a CDS encoding MOSC domain-containing protein, whose translation MTGLVLSTNVAVSQPDPGGADRVSGIDKRPVSAGIEVFAPGPSYGDGSGVLGDVIGDSLHHGGMHKAVYAFEREELSFWDPSYTNGFFGENLTTSGIDLSAVLINQRFRVGGAVLEVSVPRRPCRTFGAWLERKGWMKTFTAHGRVGAYFRVIQAGRIMPGDSLVALDEPAHGVTMGMAFRAKMGDKDLARQVVAAGCLPGRYHEELLRLI comes from the coding sequence ATGACCGGCCTGGTGCTGAGCACCAATGTGGCTGTGTCCCAGCCCGATCCGGGTGGCGCGGACCGGGTCAGCGGGATTGATAAGCGGCCGGTGTCCGCGGGGATTGAGGTGTTCGCGCCGGGTCCCAGCTACGGCGATGGTTCCGGTGTGCTTGGCGACGTCATCGGCGACTCCCTCCATCACGGCGGCATGCACAAGGCGGTCTACGCCTTCGAGCGCGAGGAGCTGTCCTTTTGGGATCCTTCGTACACAAACGGATTCTTTGGGGAGAACCTCACCACCTCCGGCATTGACCTTTCTGCCGTGTTGATCAACCAGCGGTTTCGCGTGGGTGGGGCGGTGCTGGAGGTATCTGTTCCACGCCGCCCCTGCCGCACCTTCGGCGCCTGGTTGGAACGCAAAGGGTGGATGAAAACCTTCACCGCCCACGGCCGGGTGGGTGCCTATTTCCGGGTGATTCAGGCGGGGCGGATCATGCCGGGTGATTCCCTGGTTGCCCTGGATGAACCCGCGCATGGGGTGACCATGGGCATGGCCTTCCGCGCGAAGATGGGGGACAAGGACCTGGCGCGCCAGGTCGTGGCAGCTGGATGCTTGCCGGGGCGCTACCACGAAGAGCTGCTGCGGCTTATTTAG
- the glfT1 gene encoding galactofuranosyltransferase GlfT1: MAKTSSHLRDGIDVAAVIVTHNRVELLRHSLEVVANQTYPVKHIIVVDNGADPAVEAMVNDIAGERGVYTPSNTNLGGGGGFAYGFLTALALGADAVWCADDDGRPEGPEVLKTLIHAAEAHNLEQISPVVCNADEPDRLAFPLRRGLEWRRFRSELIDPANPEEDLLPGIASLFNGALISAHAMERIGVPDYRLFIRGDEVEYHRRLVRSGLRFGTCLTTAYLHPDGSDEFKPILGGRMHTQYPDNDFKRFFTYRNRGYLMSQPGMRRLLPQEYARFAWFFLVQEKSPKKFLEWFRLHRLGRQEKFDRPAK; the protein is encoded by the coding sequence ATGGCCAAAACCTCTTCACATCTCCGGGACGGCATTGATGTCGCGGCGGTGATCGTCACGCATAACCGCGTTGAACTGCTACGACACTCGCTGGAGGTCGTTGCGAATCAGACGTATCCGGTGAAGCACATCATCGTGGTGGATAACGGTGCGGATCCGGCGGTGGAGGCCATGGTCAACGATATCGCCGGTGAGCGCGGTGTTTATACGCCTTCTAACACCAATCTCGGTGGTGGCGGCGGTTTCGCCTATGGTTTCCTCACTGCCCTCGCACTCGGGGCAGATGCGGTGTGGTGCGCTGATGATGACGGCCGACCGGAGGGCCCAGAGGTACTGAAAACACTGATCCACGCCGCCGAGGCACACAACCTGGAGCAGATCTCCCCGGTGGTGTGCAATGCCGATGAACCGGACAGGCTGGCCTTCCCACTGCGCAGGGGCCTGGAGTGGCGTCGTTTCCGCAGTGAGCTCATCGATCCGGCCAATCCCGAGGAGGATCTGCTGCCCGGTATCGCCTCGCTGTTCAACGGCGCCCTGATCAGCGCTCACGCCATGGAACGCATCGGGGTGCCAGATTATCGCCTGTTCATCCGCGGTGATGAGGTGGAATATCACCGCAGGCTCGTCCGCTCCGGCCTGCGCTTCGGAACCTGTCTGACCACTGCTTATCTGCACCCCGATGGCTCAGATGAGTTCAAACCGATCCTGGGCGGGCGCATGCACACCCAGTATCCGGATAATGATTTCAAACGGTTCTTCACCTATCGCAACCGTGGCTACCTGATGAGCCAGCCCGGTATGCGCAGGCTGCTCCCCCAGGAGTATGCCCGTTTCGCGTGGTTTTTCCTCGTCCAGGAGAAAAGCCCGAAGAAGTTCCTCGAATGGTTCCGGCTCCATCGTCTGGGCCGCCAGGAGAAGTTCGACAGGCCTGCTAAATAA
- a CDS encoding VOC family protein, protein MTTHLDHIVIAAPDLNELVTRFTELTGITPVEGGRHNTGTANALVPLSEPKGSYIELIGPDPKAEELTEDNFAIASTEATEPRVAAWCVRPENLDDYAAAGDKTVEEMSRRTPDGATLAWKLIKPTPGVDYAPEPFAIDWLESDHPSRVEEPLAKVVKLIVRGAQPPADLAEDLSTLLETRDGEPYLELILDTPMGEVNLKDI, encoded by the coding sequence ATGACTACACACCTGGATCACATCGTCATTGCAGCACCGGATTTGAATGAACTGGTCACGCGGTTCACGGAACTCACCGGTATCACCCCGGTAGAGGGTGGCCGTCATAACACGGGTACCGCCAATGCCCTGGTTCCACTGTCAGAGCCGAAGGGTTCCTATATTGAGCTCATCGGCCCGGACCCGAAGGCGGAGGAACTCACGGAGGATAATTTCGCCATCGCATCCACCGAGGCCACTGAACCCCGGGTGGCGGCGTGGTGCGTCCGCCCGGAAAATCTCGATGATTATGCCGCAGCCGGTGATAAAACTGTTGAGGAGATGAGCCGTCGCACTCCGGATGGGGCAACACTGGCCTGGAAGCTCATCAAGCCCACTCCCGGTGTGGATTATGCGCCGGAGCCCTTCGCCATTGACTGGTTGGAGTCTGATCATCCGTCCAGGGTCGAAGAACCGCTGGCCAAGGTGGTTAAGTTGATTGTCCGGGGCGCGCAGCCACCGGCGGATCTGGCTGAAGATCTCAGTACCCTCCTGGAAACCAGGGATGGTGAGCCCTATCTTGAGCTGATTCTGGATACGCCGATGGGCGAGGTCAATCTGAAGGACATCTAG